One Bacillus spongiae DNA window includes the following coding sequences:
- a CDS encoding ABC transporter permease produces MLNLVRNEWMKITKQTGTKVMIGLLILFVIITGGIEKSISSQIEQDRQQIAIQAEDKDKWKEELLLQIESSENFLNDPQLSKELTEVQKLYYEKDLAINTYRVENHLPEELGNNVWRYMDNSKRNGITMVGLFMIIVAAGIVANEFTWGTIKLLLIRPTSRFQILLSKYITVLSFGLMLLGILFVISALVGFVLFGSPSGNNVHLAYVDGNVIEEPMAWFIIKDYLLSLIGVLMTTTMAFMISTLFRNSPLAIGVALTSLLVGELVVEFLALSFDWTKYILFANTDLTTYTQLDSPLVQGMTLEFSIAVLAVYFIIFIVLAFIPFMKRDVGA; encoded by the coding sequence ATGCTTAATTTAGTCCGAAATGAATGGATGAAAATCACAAAACAAACAGGTACGAAGGTCATGATTGGCTTACTTATTTTATTCGTCATCATCACAGGTGGTATAGAGAAAAGTATATCGAGTCAAATTGAACAAGATCGTCAGCAAATAGCTATTCAAGCAGAAGATAAAGATAAATGGAAAGAAGAGCTATTGCTACAAATTGAATCAAGTGAAAATTTTTTAAACGATCCACAGTTGAGCAAAGAGTTGACTGAAGTTCAAAAATTATATTATGAAAAGGACCTTGCGATCAATACGTACCGTGTTGAAAACCATCTTCCTGAAGAATTAGGAAATAATGTATGGAGGTATATGGATAATAGCAAAAGAAATGGAATTACGATGGTCGGATTGTTTATGATCATTGTGGCTGCTGGAATCGTCGCCAATGAATTTACATGGGGAACAATTAAATTATTACTCATTCGTCCGACGTCTCGTTTTCAAATTTTGTTATCTAAGTATATTACCGTATTATCATTTGGGTTGATGCTACTTGGCATACTGTTTGTTATTTCAGCTCTTGTAGGGTTTGTGTTATTCGGTAGTCCTAGTGGAAATAATGTGCACTTAGCGTATGTAGATGGAAACGTCATCGAAGAGCCAATGGCATGGTTCATTATAAAGGATTACTTATTAAGTTTAATTGGCGTGTTGATGACAACAACGATGGCTTTCATGATTTCTACGTTATTCCGAAATAGTCCCCTTGCAATTGGAGTTGCGTTAACATCCTTGTTAGTTGGGGAATTAGTGGTAGAGTTTTTAGCACTAAGCTTTGATTGGACAAAATATATTTTATTCGCTAATACAGATTTAACTACGTACACACAATTAGATTCTCCTCTCGTACAAGGAATGACGCTCGAATTCTCAATCGCTGTTCTTGCTGTCTATTTCATCATCTTTATAGTACTTGCTTTTATTCCATTTATGAAGCGGGATGTAGGGGCGTAA
- a CDS encoding ABC transporter ATP-binding protein, protein MEYNVRFKNVSKMIGRKKIIDSLSFDVRPGEVFGFLGPNGAGKTTSIRMMVGLIEMTSGDIQIAGHSIKTEYSKAISNVGAIVENPELYKFLTGYQNLNHYARMHKGISKEKIDEMVELVGLTKRIHEKVKTYSLGMRQRLGIAQALLHNPKVLILDEPTNGLDPAGIREIRDYIRKLAKEQNISVIVSSHLLAEMEMMCDRIAIIQNGKLVDVQSVNDFVEGDKQTYQFEVSSLEKIEVIMSEELSQFSYKIVNEHLHIQLQKQQISDVVKVLVDHGLFVLSVTSTKKTLEDRFLEITHEKEVEDHA, encoded by the coding sequence ATGGAGTACAATGTTCGTTTTAAAAATGTGTCTAAAATGATTGGACGAAAGAAAATTATCGATTCACTTAGCTTTGACGTTCGACCAGGAGAAGTGTTTGGCTTTCTAGGTCCAAACGGGGCGGGAAAAACAACGTCCATTCGGATGATGGTCGGTCTTATCGAGATGACTTCAGGCGATATTCAGATTGCTGGGCATAGCATTAAAACAGAATATAGTAAGGCGATTTCAAATGTTGGAGCGATTGTGGAAAATCCTGAATTATATAAATTTCTTACAGGCTATCAAAATTTGAATCATTATGCCAGAATGCATAAGGGAATTTCAAAAGAAAAAATTGATGAAATGGTAGAACTGGTAGGTTTAACAAAAAGAATTCATGAAAAAGTAAAAACGTATTCCCTCGGAATGAGGCAGCGACTAGGAATCGCTCAAGCTCTGCTTCACAATCCAAAGGTGCTCATTTTAGACGAACCGACAAATGGCTTGGACCCAGCCGGTATTCGTGAAATTCGTGATTATATTCGCAAGTTGGCGAAAGAACAAAATATATCTGTTATTGTTTCAAGTCATTTATTAGCAGAAATGGAAATGATGTGCGATCGAATTGCCATTATTCAAAATGGGAAGCTCGTCGATGTGCAATCAGTAAATGATTTTGTCGAGGGTGATAAGCAGACTTATCAATTTGAAGTGAGTTCACTTGAAAAGATAGAGGTCATCATGTCTGAAGAGCTATCTCAATTTTCTTACAAAATCGTAAATGAACATTTGCATATTCAGCTACAAAAACAACAAATTTCTGATGTCGTCAAAGTATTAGTTGATCATGGACTATTTGTTCTCTCTGTTACAAGTACAAAGAAAACATTAGAAGATCGCTTCTTAGAAATAACACATGAGAAGGAGGTGGAGGATCATGCTTAA
- a CDS encoding ABC transporter permease, which translates to MLNLIRNEWMKIFKRPGTYVMIGLLVLFVVAMGGIYKYVEKDIPENLDWKQQLTTEIESDKQTLEEYGNQMMDIEKLSYEKDIAINTYRIENDLPENQGNSVWSFVEEASTGVNLVGLFAIIVAAGIVASEFSWGTIKLLLIRPISRFKILLSKYITVLLFGSMLLVILFALSALVGVVLFGGGSDVYLSYVEGEVIKESTIWFLMKQYLLGTIGVFMITTMAFMISTLFKNSSIAIGISIFTLLVGGTVTAILAVWFDWAKYILFANTDLTMYSQGILLREGMTLEFSLIVLAVYYIIFMLLAFIPFMKRDMGA; encoded by the coding sequence ATGCTTAATTTGATCCGAAACGAATGGATGAAAATATTTAAGCGCCCTGGTACGTATGTCATGATTGGGCTACTTGTTCTATTTGTGGTCGCTATGGGTGGTATTTATAAATATGTTGAAAAGGATATTCCTGAAAATTTAGATTGGAAACAACAGTTAACAACAGAAATTGAATCTGATAAACAAACATTAGAAGAATATGGAAATCAAATGATGGATATTGAAAAGTTATCCTATGAAAAAGACATCGCAATTAATACGTACCGTATTGAAAATGACCTTCCTGAAAATCAAGGGAATAGTGTATGGTCATTTGTAGAAGAAGCATCTACGGGAGTAAATCTTGTTGGATTATTTGCCATCATTGTTGCTGCTGGAATTGTAGCAAGTGAATTTTCATGGGGCACGATTAAGCTGTTACTCATTCGTCCAATTTCCAGGTTTAAAATTTTGTTATCTAAATACATTACTGTGCTACTTTTTGGTTCAATGCTGCTTGTTATACTTTTTGCTTTATCCGCACTTGTTGGGGTAGTATTGTTTGGCGGTGGAAGCGATGTGTATTTATCGTATGTAGAAGGGGAAGTTATCAAGGAGTCTACGATCTGGTTTTTAATGAAACAGTATCTGTTAGGCACAATTGGGGTGTTTATGATTACAACGATGGCTTTCATGATTTCTACTTTATTTAAAAATAGCTCGATTGCCATCGGGATTTCTATCTTCACCTTATTAGTTGGTGGAACAGTGACAGCTATATTAGCTGTTTGGTTTGATTGGGCAAAATATATATTATTTGCAAATACGGATTTAACAATGTATTCACAGGGTATACTATTAAGAGAAGGAATGACCCTTGAATTTTCGCTTATCGTACTAGCTGTGTATTATATTATCTTTATGTTATTGGCTTTTATCCCGTTTATGAAGCGGGACATGGGAGCATAA
- a CDS encoding cysteine desulfurase family protein encodes MNVIYLDHAATSPTHPQVVEKMMPIYTDYYGNPSSIHSFGREARQLVDQARTTLAKSIGSRFNEIIFTSGGTEADNLALVGVSDALKERGKHIITTAIEHHAVLHTCQKLERDGFEVTYLPVDEAGQVSLDDVKKALRSDTILVSIMFGNNEVGTIQPIKEIGDILRDHPAYLHTDAVQAYGAIDIDVKELGIDLLSVSGHKINGPKGIGFLYVKEDILLTPHLYGGEQERKRRAGTENVPNIVGLAEAVTIARDTREEKRMLYLQMKEKLKNILIEEGIQFYQNGLLEQSLPHVLNLSFPGTDVESMLVNLDMAGIAVSSGSACTAGSIEPSHVLVAMFGKQSDRLRNSIRFSFGFNNTIDEIEWTARETAKIIHRLTSI; translated from the coding sequence ATGAATGTTATCTATCTTGACCATGCTGCAACCTCGCCTACTCACCCTCAAGTAGTCGAAAAAATGATGCCGATATACACAGATTATTATGGGAATCCATCGAGTATTCATTCATTTGGAAGAGAAGCAAGACAGCTGGTGGATCAAGCACGTACGACATTAGCAAAAAGTATTGGTTCTCGATTTAATGAAATTATTTTTACTAGTGGTGGGACAGAAGCGGATAATCTTGCGCTTGTGGGCGTATCGGATGCTTTAAAAGAGAGAGGAAAGCACATTATTACGACAGCTATCGAACATCATGCTGTTCTTCATACTTGTCAAAAGCTTGAAAGGGATGGGTTTGAAGTTACGTATCTTCCAGTTGACGAAGCGGGACAAGTGTCGCTAGATGATGTAAAAAAGGCGTTACGCAGCGATACGATTCTAGTGAGCATAATGTTTGGAAATAACGAAGTTGGCACGATCCAACCAATAAAAGAAATCGGGGATATCTTGCGAGATCATCCTGCTTATCTCCATACGGATGCGGTTCAAGCATACGGAGCCATTGACATCGATGTAAAAGAGCTTGGTATTGATTTGTTATCAGTGTCGGGGCACAAAATTAATGGTCCTAAAGGTATTGGCTTTCTTTATGTGAAAGAAGATATATTGCTTACGCCTCATTTATATGGTGGGGAACAAGAACGTAAGCGAAGAGCTGGTACGGAAAATGTACCTAATATTGTAGGCTTAGCGGAGGCTGTAACAATAGCAAGGGATACACGGGAAGAAAAACGAATGCTATATCTCCAAATGAAGGAAAAACTTAAAAATATTCTGATAGAAGAAGGCATTCAATTTTATCAAAACGGATTGCTTGAGCAATCTCTTCCTCATGTGCTAAACTTAAGCTTCCCTGGGACCGATGTTGAATCTATGTTAGTGAACCTAGATATGGCAGGTATTGCGGTGTCCAGTGGGTCAGCGTGTACGGCAGGTTCAATAGAACCGTCTCACGTACTCGTTGCTATGTTTGGTAAGCAATCGGATCGATTGCGAAATTCAATACGATTTAGCTTCGGCTTTAATAATACAATCGATGAAATCGAATGGACGGCACGTGAAACCGCCAAGATTATTCATCGTTTAACTTCAATCTAA
- a CDS encoding replication-associated recombination protein A, with the protein MSIKPLAFRLRPKTIEDIIGQKHLVGEGRIIRRMVEAKQLSSMILYGPPGIGKTSIASAIAGSTKFAFRTLNAVTSNKKDMEVIAAEAKMSGKVILLLDEVHRLDKAKQDFLLPFLENGMITLIGATTSNPYHAINPAIRSRCQIFELHSLSIDDMTEALQRALHDRENGLGSYQVTIEEEALHHFAQASNGDLRSSLNALELAVLSSTPTINGTIQISLAVAEECLQKKRFSHDKNGDAHYDVLSSFQKSIRGSDTNAALHYLGRLIEAGDLVSIARRLLVIAYEDIGLANPQAGPRILAAIESAERLGFPEARIPLATAVIELCLSPKSNSAITAIDKALQDIRDGKSGEVPAHLKDSHYKGAKELSRGIGYKYPHDYETGWVKQQYLPTALQHATYYEPKETGKFEKALATIYRKLNS; encoded by the coding sequence TTGAGTATTAAACCACTAGCTTTTCGTCTAAGACCAAAAACCATCGAAGATATTATTGGACAAAAGCACCTTGTCGGAGAGGGAAGAATTATTAGGAGAATGGTCGAAGCTAAACAGCTCTCTTCCATGATTCTTTATGGTCCTCCTGGAATCGGAAAAACATCTATCGCAAGTGCCATTGCAGGTAGTACAAAGTTTGCATTTCGGACTCTCAATGCGGTAACAAGTAATAAAAAGGATATGGAAGTCATTGCCGCTGAAGCAAAAATGTCAGGAAAAGTAATCCTTCTTCTTGATGAGGTCCATCGCCTTGATAAAGCGAAGCAAGACTTTTTACTTCCCTTTTTAGAAAATGGGATGATTACATTAATTGGTGCCACTACTAGTAACCCTTACCATGCTATTAATCCAGCAATCCGCAGTCGTTGCCAAATTTTCGAACTACATTCTTTATCGATCGACGACATGACAGAAGCGTTGCAACGCGCGCTACATGACCGAGAAAACGGACTAGGAAGCTATCAAGTAACGATTGAAGAAGAAGCGCTTCATCATTTTGCTCAAGCAAGTAATGGAGATTTGCGTAGCTCCTTAAACGCTCTTGAATTAGCAGTACTATCGTCTACTCCAACAATAAATGGAACCATTCAAATCTCGCTAGCCGTAGCTGAAGAATGCTTACAAAAAAAGAGATTTTCCCATGACAAAAATGGAGATGCACATTACGACGTTTTAAGTAGCTTTCAAAAGTCAATTCGAGGAAGTGACACCAATGCCGCATTACATTATTTAGGACGCCTTATTGAAGCGGGGGACCTCGTAAGTATCGCACGAAGATTATTAGTAATTGCCTATGAGGATATTGGGCTCGCCAATCCGCAAGCAGGTCCTCGAATATTAGCCGCCATTGAATCTGCTGAGCGTCTCGGTTTTCCAGAGGCACGTATTCCTCTAGCAACCGCTGTTATCGAATTATGCTTATCTCCAAAGTCAAATTCAGCCATAACGGCCATTGACAAGGCGTTACAAGATATTCGTGATGGAAAAAGCGGCGAGGTCCCAGCTCATCTAAAAGACTCTCATTACAAAGGTGCTAAAGAACTTAGTAGAGGCATTGGTTATAAGTATCCCCATGACTATGAAACGGGTTGGGTTAAACAACAATACTTACCGACTGCCCTTCAACACGCAACGTATTATGAACCGAAAGAAACCGGTAAATTCGAAAAAGCATTGGCTACTATTTATCGAAAGCTAAATTCATGA
- the cymR gene encoding cysteine metabolism transcriptional regulator CymR yields MKISTKGRYGLTIMIELAKRHGEGPTSLKTIAQTHDLSEHYLEQLIAPLRNAGLVKSIRGAYGGYILAKEPSSITSGDIIRVLEGPISPVEGIEEEEPAKRELWMRIRDAVKAVLDNTTIEDLAGYTDEDESDGYMFYI; encoded by the coding sequence TTGAAGATTTCCACGAAAGGCCGATATGGCTTAACGATTATGATTGAACTTGCCAAACGCCACGGTGAGGGTCCAACCTCATTGAAAACGATCGCTCAAACTCATGACTTATCAGAGCATTATTTGGAACAATTGATAGCTCCTTTACGAAATGCAGGATTAGTTAAAAGTATTCGAGGTGCATACGGTGGATACATTTTAGCAAAAGAACCATCAAGTATTACATCTGGTGACATTATTCGCGTGTTGGAAGGGCCCATTAGCCCTGTTGAGGGAATTGAGGAGGAGGAACCAGCGAAACGAGAGCTGTGGATGCGAATTCGTGATGCAGTTAAAGCGGTTTTAGACAATACGACAATTGAAGACCTCGCCGGTTATACCGATGAAGATGAATCGGACGGATATATGTTTTATATATAA
- a CDS encoding tRNA threonylcarbamoyladenosine dehydratase, whose translation MLHQFSRNELAIGKEGLDRLKNSTVAVLGIGGVGSFAAEALARSGVGRLVLVDKDDVDITNVNRQIHALLSTVGQQKVELMKNRIHDINPDCEVIALKMFYTEETYEEFFSYGLDFVVDASDTISYKIHLMKECLKRDIPIIASMGAANKTDPTRFKIADISKTHTDPIAKVIRTCLRKSGIRKGIPVVFSDESPIVIREDIRKEVGNDQAEIRKAKMPPSSNAFVPSVAGLIAASYVVNTMLKDIKIQRVND comes from the coding sequence TTGTTACATCAGTTTTCTCGAAACGAATTAGCCATCGGAAAAGAAGGGCTAGATAGATTAAAAAATAGTACAGTAGCTGTTTTAGGTATTGGAGGCGTTGGTTCCTTTGCTGCAGAAGCCCTTGCTCGTTCTGGCGTGGGTCGCTTAGTACTAGTTGATAAAGATGATGTTGATATTACCAATGTAAATCGTCAAATTCACGCTTTACTATCGACGGTTGGCCAACAAAAAGTAGAGTTAATGAAGAATCGAATTCATGATATTAACCCAGACTGTGAAGTTATTGCTCTTAAAATGTTTTATACGGAAGAAACATATGAGGAGTTCTTTAGCTATGGGTTAGATTTTGTCGTGGATGCTTCAGATACGATTTCCTATAAAATTCATTTAATGAAAGAATGCTTAAAGCGTGATATCCCGATAATAGCTAGTATGGGAGCAGCGAATAAAACCGATCCTACCCGCTTTAAAATTGCTGATATTTCTAAAACTCACACGGACCCTATTGCAAAAGTTATTCGAACATGCCTTCGAAAATCAGGTATCCGTAAAGGGATTCCGGTAGTGTTTTCTGATGAAAGTCCAATTGTCATTCGTGAAGATATTCGGAAAGAAGTCGGAAATGATCAAGCTGAAATACGCAAGGCGAAAATGCCTCCGTCTTCAAACGCTTTTGTCCCTTCTGTTGCAGGCTTGATTGCAGCAAGCTATGTCGTAAATACGATGCTAAAAGACATTAAAATTCAAAGAGTGAACGATTAA
- a CDS encoding ABC transporter ATP-binding protein — MEHIVRIKNVSKMIRKKRIIDSLTFDVQPGEVFGFLGPNGAGKTTTIRMMVGLIGITSGDIEIAGHSIKSEYEKAIANVGAIVENPEMYKFLTGYQNLVHFGRMHGNISKEKIDEIVELVGLTGRIHEKVKTYSLGMRQRLGIAQALLHDPKVLILDEPTNGLDPAGIREIRDYVRKLARERNIAVVVSSHLLSEMEMMCDRIAIIQNGKLVDVQTVDDFVEGNEHIYQFEVSPLKEAEAVMSAHLSQYSYQILNEHLHIQLEKEQIPEVIKVLVENELSIFSITRAAKTLEDRFLEITKEKGETLHA, encoded by the coding sequence ATGGAGCATATTGTGAGGATTAAAAATGTTTCAAAAATGATTAGAAAAAAGAGAATCATAGACTCGTTAACCTTTGACGTTCAACCTGGCGAAGTATTTGGTTTTTTAGGACCAAACGGTGCTGGTAAAACGACGACGATTCGTATGATGGTAGGACTCATCGGTATTACCTCTGGAGACATTGAAATAGCTGGACACAGCATCAAATCAGAATACGAAAAGGCAATTGCAAATGTTGGAGCCATTGTCGAAAACCCTGAAATGTATAAATTTTTAACAGGCTACCAAAATTTAGTTCATTTTGGTCGAATGCATGGTAATATTTCCAAAGAAAAAATTGATGAAATAGTTGAGCTTGTAGGGTTAACCGGTAGGATTCATGAAAAGGTAAAAACGTATTCACTCGGAATGAGACAGCGATTAGGTATTGCGCAAGCGCTCCTCCATGACCCGAAAGTGCTTATTTTAGATGAACCGACAAATGGATTGGACCCAGCAGGGATTCGTGAAATTCGTGATTATGTGCGCAAATTGGCAAGAGAACGAAATATTGCGGTTGTTGTTTCAAGCCACTTATTATCAGAGATGGAAATGATGTGCGACCGAATTGCCATTATTCAAAATGGGAAGCTTGTCGATGTTCAAACAGTGGATGATTTTGTCGAGGGTAATGAACATATTTATCAATTTGAAGTATCGCCACTTAAAGAAGCTGAAGCAGTCATGTCTGCACACTTATCGCAATACTCCTATCAAATATTAAATGAACATTTACATATTCAACTAGAAAAGGAACAAATTCCTGAAGTAATAAAAGTATTGGTAGAAAATGAACTTTCCATTTTCTCCATTACAAGAGCAGCGAAAACATTAGAAGATCGCTTCTTAGAAATTACGAAAGAGAAGGGAGAGACGCTTCATGCTTAA
- a CDS encoding tetratricopeptide repeat protein codes for MDRNQQGIQALQAGKYEEAIRLFSEEIEENPKDAVAYINFGNVLAHVGEEERAQRFFLKAIELDKGAATAFYGLGNLFFNGEQFNEAKTNFEKAISLGLNTGDVFFMLGLSLMHLEQPKLALPYLQRSVELNKEDIEARFQFGLCLAQLEMLEEAVKQFQLIIEKDNQHADALYNLGVAYAGHYEDPKVALSYFNRALQAQDDHMLAGYGKKMMEKVLNEH; via the coding sequence ATGGATCGTAACCAACAAGGAATTCAAGCATTACAAGCGGGGAAATATGAAGAGGCAATTCGACTTTTTTCAGAAGAAATCGAGGAAAACCCAAAGGATGCAGTAGCCTATATTAATTTTGGGAATGTACTTGCTCATGTGGGAGAAGAAGAGAGAGCCCAACGTTTTTTCTTAAAGGCAATTGAACTGGATAAAGGTGCTGCCACTGCTTTTTATGGGTTAGGAAATTTATTTTTTAATGGTGAACAATTTAACGAGGCTAAAACTAATTTTGAAAAAGCTATTTCGCTAGGGCTAAACACAGGAGATGTATTTTTTATGCTAGGTCTATCGCTTATGCATTTGGAACAGCCTAAGCTAGCACTCCCTTACTTACAGCGCAGCGTAGAATTAAATAAAGAGGATATTGAAGCTAGATTTCAGTTTGGTCTTTGTCTTGCTCAATTAGAAATGCTAGAAGAAGCCGTGAAGCAATTCCAATTAATTATTGAAAAAGACAATCAACATGCGGATGCCTTGTATAATCTTGGTGTGGCTTATGCTGGTCACTATGAGGATCCCAAAGTGGCCCTTTCTTATTTCAATCGAGCATTACAAGCTCAAGATGATCATATGCTAGCGGGTTATGGTAAAAAGATGATGGAAAAAGTATTAAATGAACATTAA
- the mnmA gene encoding tRNA 2-thiouridine(34) synthase MnmA: MMKAPSETRVVVGMSGGVDSSVAALLLKEQGYDVIGIFMKNWDDTDENGVCTATEDYNDVIRVCNQIGIPYYAVNFEKQYWDKVFTYFLDEYKAGRTPNPDVMCNKEIKFKAFLDHAMKLGADYLATGHYAQVEERNGEYKMLRGHDHNKDQTYFLNQLNQSQLEKVMFPIGHLEKKKVREIATEAGLATATKKDSTGICFIGERNFKEFLGQYLPAQPGTMETLAGELKGKHDGLMYYTIGQRQGLGIGGAGDPWFVVGKDLKRNVLYVEQGFDHESLYSSSITATNISFTSNQIQAKTFTCTAKFRYRQEDHHVTVQLLDNGEAKIIFDKPIRAVTPGQAVVFYQDDICLGGGTIDAIFREEKQLMYVG, from the coding sequence ATCATGAAAGCACCTAGTGAAACGAGGGTAGTTGTGGGAATGTCAGGAGGAGTGGATTCTTCTGTAGCTGCCCTATTATTAAAGGAGCAAGGTTATGATGTGATTGGTATATTTATGAAAAACTGGGATGATACAGATGAAAATGGTGTCTGTACAGCGACGGAGGATTACAATGACGTTATTCGTGTTTGTAATCAGATAGGTATTCCCTATTATGCAGTGAACTTTGAAAAGCAATATTGGGATAAGGTGTTCACGTATTTCTTAGATGAGTACAAGGCAGGAAGAACACCTAATCCTGATGTTATGTGTAACAAAGAGATTAAGTTTAAAGCATTTTTGGACCATGCGATGAAACTTGGAGCAGATTATTTAGCGACAGGCCACTATGCTCAAGTGGAAGAGCGAAACGGAGAGTACAAGATGCTTCGAGGTCACGATCATAATAAGGATCAAACGTATTTTCTGAATCAACTTAATCAAAGCCAATTAGAGAAGGTAATGTTTCCAATTGGACATTTGGAAAAGAAGAAAGTACGGGAAATTGCTACAGAAGCAGGCCTTGCAACAGCCACTAAAAAAGATAGTACGGGCATTTGTTTCATTGGTGAACGCAATTTTAAAGAATTTTTAGGTCAATATCTTCCTGCTCAACCTGGTACAATGGAAACGCTAGCTGGCGAACTAAAAGGCAAGCATGATGGATTAATGTACTACACAATAGGTCAGCGACAAGGACTTGGGATTGGTGGAGCCGGAGACCCTTGGTTTGTTGTAGGAAAAGATTTAAAGCGTAATGTCTTGTATGTAGAACAAGGCTTTGATCATGAGAGCTTATATTCTTCTTCTATTACAGCAACAAACATTAGCTTTACGTCAAACCAAATCCAAGCTAAAACCTTTACTTGCACGGCAAAATTCCGTTATCGACAAGAAGATCACCATGTAACGGTACAATTATTAGATAATGGAGAGGCAAAGATAATCTTTGATAAGCCAATCCGTGCCGTTACACCTGGACAAGCAGTTGTTTTTTATCAAGATGACATTTGTCTTGGTGGAGGGACAATTGACGCGATATTCCGTGAAGAAAAACAACTTATGTATGTTGGATAA